One Streptomyces sp. ML-6 genomic region harbors:
- a CDS encoding NADAR family protein, with protein MTWRGPTYRMVDGERIDGAWCHVWRRYRPGSEYYLDDLIVFADGAIICGERTDLVGLAKMLATGRLAVSNPETPPLPDEPSKWASRHAEPLTPEGFLLEVADRIEALNERPTAGQRCREAIRRFQQEPSESNRALLRKAYLAVPPHLRIYVLGDMDRQDRPLRILLTNIGEAVDGDGPVVTAEMHQDVLDYFSRGDQGVQREQERRAIQHADDPSEPGRPALISHETFYSQGWPEQPGLFMLRNDFPAQIVFAGESYASVLHGYWALSAADASDRSRIREAASGREAHDLGGRATHRSDWPLVRLAVMAGLLRAKFTQHPELAQVLVSTGDARISYTGFSDSPFWRDVPDSRGRNWMGRLLELTRSELLAQQLLRPENPSVLNQEELLSGESARLRTHRK; from the coding sequence ATGACTTGGCGGGGACCGACGTACCGGATGGTGGACGGAGAGAGGATCGACGGGGCCTGGTGCCACGTCTGGCGGCGGTATCGACCAGGCAGTGAGTATTACCTCGACGACTTGATCGTCTTCGCGGACGGAGCGATCATCTGCGGAGAACGTACGGACTTGGTCGGTCTCGCGAAGATGCTGGCAACGGGTCGATTGGCGGTGAGCAACCCTGAGACTCCACCGCTTCCCGACGAACCATCGAAGTGGGCCTCCCGTCATGCCGAACCGCTGACACCAGAGGGATTTCTTTTGGAAGTCGCTGATCGCATCGAAGCACTCAATGAGCGGCCAACTGCCGGGCAACGTTGCCGGGAGGCGATCCGACGCTTTCAGCAGGAGCCGTCCGAGTCCAACCGAGCACTTCTCCGGAAGGCATATCTGGCGGTTCCGCCGCATCTTCGGATCTACGTCCTCGGAGACATGGACCGCCAGGACCGTCCCTTGCGGATCCTGCTCACGAACATTGGTGAGGCCGTCGACGGCGATGGCCCGGTAGTGACGGCGGAGATGCATCAGGACGTCCTGGACTACTTCAGCCGCGGAGATCAGGGAGTCCAGAGGGAGCAGGAGCGGCGAGCCATCCAGCATGCCGACGACCCTTCAGAACCCGGCCGACCGGCTCTCATCTCGCACGAAACCTTTTACTCACAGGGATGGCCTGAGCAGCCGGGGCTGTTCATGCTCCGTAACGACTTCCCCGCACAGATCGTGTTCGCCGGCGAGTCCTATGCGTCCGTACTGCATGGGTACTGGGCGCTGTCGGCGGCCGACGCTTCTGACAGAAGCAGAATCCGGGAGGCGGCCTCCGGCAGAGAGGCGCATGACCTGGGTGGCCGGGCAACGCACCGGAGTGACTGGCCCCTCGTTCGGCTCGCGGTCATGGCAGGGCTCCTTCGTGCGAAGTTCACTCAGCACCCCGAACTCGCCCAGGTCCTCGTCTCCACAGGGGACGCCAGGATCAGCTACACCGGCTTCTCGGACTCACCCTTCTGGAGAGACGTTCCCGACAGCCGGGGACGAAACTGGATGGGGCGGTTGCTCGAGCTGACCCGCTCCGAGCTCCTTGCCCAGCAGTTGCTCCGGCCCGAGAACCCCAGCGTGCTGAACCAGGAAGAGTTGCTGAGCGGGGAGAGTGCTCGTCTACGCACACATCGTAAGTAG
- a CDS encoding DUF5701 family protein, with translation MSAMSAVSTVLPALPALSAQAERLIELGVHEIAGLSVDDLRTFAEAAELPAGGDGALLAVHPDRAPASALAPLLRRDGKPGFVVTDMPDVDLFAPLDTVALPDAPLYLLTGVDRGDQMADWSPNEALPALTAKARTPLLLTEGIHWVMQQPAVLERNHCFMTIGSRLRKTDSALDARTPAIWISNGTGRDGRERRNAPKVGWCWAGNRHTWLGFASATNRLVQGL, from the coding sequence ATGTCCGCCATGTCCGCCGTCTCCACCGTTCTCCCCGCGCTTCCGGCCCTGAGCGCACAGGCCGAGCGGCTGATCGAACTGGGGGTGCACGAGATCGCCGGACTGTCCGTCGACGATCTGCGTACCTTCGCCGAGGCCGCCGAGCTCCCCGCGGGCGGCGACGGCGCCCTGCTCGCCGTTCACCCGGACCGGGCTCCTGCCTCCGCTCTCGCGCCGCTGCTCCGCCGCGACGGCAAGCCGGGCTTCGTCGTCACCGACATGCCCGATGTCGACCTCTTCGCCCCGCTCGACACCGTCGCCCTGCCCGATGCTCCGCTCTACCTCCTCACCGGCGTCGACCGAGGCGACCAGATGGCCGACTGGAGCCCGAACGAGGCGCTGCCCGCCCTCACGGCGAAGGCCCGAACCCCGCTGCTGCTCACCGAGGGCATCCACTGGGTGATGCAGCAGCCCGCCGTCCTGGAGCGCAACCACTGCTTCATGACCATCGGCTCCCGGCTGCGCAAGACCGACAGCGCGCTGGACGCCCGCACGCCGGCGATCTGGATCAGCAACGGCACCGGACGGGACGGCCGCGAGCGCCGCAACGCCCCCAAGGTGGGCTGGTGCTGGGCGGGCAACCGGCACACCTGGCTGGGTTTCGCCTCCGCGACGAACCGCCTGGTCCAGGGCCTGTGA